CGCTCGACAGGGCCCAGCCATGCCTGCCATCTCGCAATGCAACAGACCCTGGGAAGATTGTCGGCGGTTCCTGAACACTGACCTCCTGTGGCGCTGAGACAAACGACTGATCACTCATCATCTGTGCTTGACCACGTCAGCTGCCTTTTCCCGGTTCGGGTGAGGTGATGCTCTGGCTGGCGCGGAGCATGGCTTGGTAGAGGGTGGCTTCCCCGGGTGGGTCGGGCAGAGGGCCGCGGGCGGGGGCTTGGAAGGACTGGATCATCAGGGCGACGAGACGGCGCCAGGCGTCGGGTGCGGCGTCGCCGGTGGCGTTGACGACGCCGGCGTTGGCCATGAGTAGGAGGACCAGGTCCCGGCTGGTGAAGTCCTCGCGTAGGTGCCCGCTGTCCTGGGCGCGGGCGATGAGTGCGAGGAAGCCGTTGTACGCCTCGGCGCGGCGGGCTTCGAGAGCTTTGGCGGCGGGGAAGGTCATGGTCAGGATGTCGGCGAAGCCGCGGTCGGCGGCTTGCATCGCGCAGACCGTCTCGATGAACCCCGCGAATCCGTCCCACGGATCGGGGTGGTTCAGGGCCGTGGCGACCGCGGCGACGTAGGTGTCCATCCGGTCGGCGAAGACGGCGGCGACGAGTTCCTCCTTGCTGGGGAAGCGGCGGAAGATGGTGGCGATCCCTACCTCCGCCTCGCGGGCTACCGAGGCCATGGAGGCGTTGAGGCCGTCGCGCCCGAACACCTTCCGCGCGGCGGCGATGATCCGCGCCCGGTTGCGCTCGGCGTCGCTGCGCAACGGCTGGGCGGCGGGCTCGGCGGTGCCGTCGGTGTGCTGGGCCCCGGGGTTCATGCCCCCAGCCTAACGAATCGGAGTGGCCTATCCGGTTCTCGTGCTACAGTGGTCGAGTAAACCGGATAGGGCCATCCGGATCCATGAATCGGATACCCCTATCCATATAGCCTCTCGAAAGGTTCACCATGCCCGCCATCGCCATCGTCGGGGCCGGCCCCCAGCTGGGTCTGGCCATCGCCCGCACCTTCGGCTCCCACGGCTTCGACGTCGCCCTGATCGCCCGCAACCGCGCCAAGCTCGACGAGCTCGTCGGCAAGCTCGGCGCTGAGGGCATCACCGCCGCCGCGTTCCCCGCGAACGTGCTCGACCCCGCCGGGCTCACCGGCGCGCTCGAGGAGGCCGCCGCACAGTTCGGCGGGATCGATGTCCTGGAGTACTCCCCGGTGGGGACGCTTGGCTCCACCATCCTGACCAGTCCGTCCGAGACCGACCCGTCCCATGTGCAGCACGAGATGGGGTTCCAGCTGTACGGGGCCATCACCGCCACGAAGGCGGTGCTGCCCGCGATGCGTGAGGCCGGCGTGGGCACCCTGCTCTACACCACCGGAGCCGGCTCGATCG
The genomic region above belongs to Parafrankia discariae and contains:
- a CDS encoding TetR/AcrR family transcriptional regulator, whose product is MNPGAQHTDGTAEPAAQPLRSDAERNRARIIAAARKVFGRDGLNASMASVAREAEVGIATIFRRFPSKEELVAAVFADRMDTYVAAVATALNHPDPWDGFAGFIETVCAMQAADRGFADILTMTFPAAKALEARRAEAYNGFLALIARAQDSGHLREDFTSRDLVLLLMANAGVVNATGDAAPDAWRRLVALMIQSFQAPARGPLPDPPGEATLYQAMLRASQSITSPEPGKGS
- a CDS encoding SDR family NAD(P)-dependent oxidoreductase, whose translation is MPAIAIVGAGPQLGLAIARTFGSHGFDVALIARNRAKLDELVGKLGAEGITAAAFPANVLDPAGLTGALEEAAAQFGGIDVLEYSPVGTLGSTILTSPSETDPSHVQHEMGFQLYGAITATKAVLPAMREAGVGTLLYTTGAGSIDPVPMIANVNAAAAALRNWVINLHKELAGAGIQAAHVGIDVSIGTAVIPGAPVAQPEEISPVYWELHTTHRDAAERVFSR